A single Gambusia affinis linkage group LG22, SWU_Gaff_1.0, whole genome shotgun sequence DNA region contains:
- the mpv17 gene encoding protein Mpv17: MASLWRSYQFLMTKYPWSVQIVTAGSLVGVGDVISQQLIERRGLAHHNVGRTARMMSIGFFFVGPVIGSWYKVLDRIVVGGSKSDAMKKMLVDQLCFAPCFLGTFLSISGALNGLTVEENIAKLKRDYTDALISNYYLWPPVQIANFYFVPLHHRLAVVQIVAVAWNSYLTWKANKM, from the exons ATGGCTAGTCTATGGAGATCCTATCAGTTCTTGATGACCAAATATCCCTGGTCAGTCCAGATAGTCACAGCTG GGTCTCTGGTGGGTGTGGGTGATGTCATCTCCCAACAGCTGATTGAGAGGAGAGGATTAGCTCATCACAATGTGGGACGAACAGCCCGGATGATGAGTATAGGATTCTTCTTTGTG GGTCCGGTAATCGGCAGCTGGTACAAAGTTTTGGACAGGATCGTGGTTGGAGGGTCTAAATCTGACGCCATGAAGAAAATGCTTGTTGACCAG TTGTGTTTTGCTCCGTGCTTCCTGGGAACTTTCCTCAGTATTTCTGGAGCCCTGAATGGACTAACAGTGGAGGAGAACATTGCCAAACTCAAGCGG GATTACACAGATGCCCTGATCTCTAACTACTAT TTGTGGCCTCCAGTCCAGATTGCTAATTTCTACTTCGTCCCGCTGCATCACAG ACTGGCCGTCGTCCAGATAGTCGCCGTCGCCTGGAACTCCTACCTGACCTGGAAGGCCAACAAGATGTGA
- the uts1 gene encoding urotensin 1, whose amino-acid sequence MKPVPLLLLLSSVLLSSHLRPAAGRPRSLPGWLDGTSRLQTQQVDDVLLRAATEGAASDLVGDHLLRLLQRRDPDRLHLLLPEVDGEEAEEDEALRTAEQLLKRSEEPPLSIDLTFHLLRNMIQIAKMESQREQAQLNRKVLDEVGK is encoded by the coding sequence ATGAAGCCGGTCcccctcctgctgctcctctcctCGGTCCTCCTCTCGTCACACCTCCGCCCCGCCGCCGGCAGACCGCGCTCTCTCCCCGGCTGGCTGGATGGCACCAGCCGCCTCCAGACACAGCAGGTGGACGATGTTCTTCTCAGGGCGGCCACGGAAGGCGCCGCCTCGGATCTGGTGGGCGACCACCTGCTGCGGCTGCTCCAGCGGAGGGACCCGGACCgcctccacctgctgctgccgGAAGTTGACGGCGAGGAGGCGGAAGAGGACGAGGCGCTGAGGACCGCGGAGCAGCTGCTGAAGCGCAGCGAGGAGCCGCCGCTCTCCATCGACCTGACCTTCCACCTGCTGAGGAATATGATCCAAATTGCCAAGATGGAGAGTCAGCGGGAGCAGGCTCAGCTCAACCGCAAGGTGCTCGACGAGGTGGGAAAGTGA